TTGGTGTTGACCCTAATTCTGGTTTAGTGGAATTGCCAGCAAATGTCAGTGATCCATCTCAACAAATTGCTAGTGGATGTGCAAATACCAACGGTAGTAGTTTTGTCGCTACAGGAAGAGGTGGCATACCGCAAAATCCGACACAGGATATTAGGAGCGATCGCACTTGGTCAGACATACGTGATATCTCTGCATTCCACACCACAAAGCAATTGCCAGCCCAAACACTTTCTTCCTCAAAAATTCTTGTCCAAGCAACATCCTGGAGACGCAACGCCCAAGGCAAAATCGAATTAATTGCTCCTCAAGTAGCCAATGTTCAAACATCTCTCACTTGTGCTGCACAAATAAAATAATAGCTACTCTACAAAGATGCTTCGCGTTAACAAAAGCAGTGTTTTGTGCTGACTATCTAGTGCAAGCAATACTCTCAATATATCAGGATAAAGTATTTTAAGTAATGTTAGGGATGTATTTTGTAGTTAAAAGACCCTATAACGGGTAATAATCCCAACTATTTAGATAGGAAATCTTGATTAATATATTATTTCATAGATTTGAAACCAGACTATCTACTCACTTTGGTATTAATAATTATTGCTAACATAATATACCCAAAATATCAATGAAATTATCTTTACTTAGTTTATTGCCGAGTATTAGCCTAATTTGTTGTTTGACTGCAACATCTCATGTCAAAGCCAACACTGTCAATAACCAGCAATTTCAACAAATGGCTGGTCAAGAATTAGCTTTTAAGAAACAAGTTTTATCTAATTTAGGCTCAGTTGGTCGCGTACAACAAGCATATTTTTTAGAAAATGGAGTTTTCGCAACTCAAATTCAACAGTTAGGATTAGATGAAAATTTTGAAAATAGTATTCCCGGTTATGGATGGCAGATATTTACTGATAAAAAAGCTAAGAAATTTGTCATAACTGTATTAGCACCGCAGCAAAATAGCTCTCGAACTTATATTAATTTTGTTGCTTTAACCACAACGGATACAAATGACAAAATCACAATATCTACTCTGTGCGAAAGTGAGCAAAATAAGTTAGTTATTCCTAAACTACCAACTAAAATTTTAAAGAATCAAGGTATTGAATGTCCATCCGGCTTTAGAAACTTGGAATTGAGTGAGAATGAAAATAAAATCTCCGAGCAGTTAGAAAATGAAAAACAGCAGAGAGTATTGGTTAGTATTATAAACTCTCTACAACAGAAATATTATGAGCGCAATCAAGTGTTTACAGATGATATAGAGAAGCTTTTTGGATTTCCTCTAAGTAAAGTCGAATCATTTTCTGAGTTAAAATTAAAATTATTACCAATCAAAAATATCCAAAATGGAATTATTGTTATAGCTCCGTTTCCTAGTCAAAAACAAAAAAGTTATATTGGAATAGTTAAACCTAATAAATCTAGCACTATACAGCGCAAGTCAATCGTTTGTGAAATTTCCGAACAGGAAACTATAGATTTAGAAAATTTAAATAATCTAAATAACAATGATTTACTCATTTGTCCTCAAGATTCTCTCCAGATAAGTCTTATTCCAGAGGAAACTACATTTATAAATCAAGAAATTGAAAACCTGACAAAGTATCAGGCTGAAATTCTAGAAATTGATCAACCTCAAAAGACACAGGTTTTACAAATTGCAGATAAACTAGCGAAAGAAGGTAAATATTTGCAATCCCTACAAAAGTATTATTTAGCATTAGGAGTTTTAGGAATTACTGAATATGATATTTTCGCAGTACTTAGTGCAGAACGTGGGTTTAATCCAATTGTAGATACATTTTTTCAGAAAATTAATCCTGTGCTAGAAGCCGCAAAACCTTCGTTATTAGAACAAAGACAGGAAATCAATTCGGAAATGTATAGTTTCTTTGACAAGTTTTCCGCCGTCAAGAACAGCACAGCACAAAAAATTCAGGAATTAGCAGCTTTACAGTTAGGCTTCAATGTTTTAACTATGCCTAACCAAGATTTAAAAATACCTGACAATAAAAATGAGGCATTCTCGGAAGTTGCGGAATTATTACAAGAGCAGTTCAATGATAAATCACCGCAATTTAATAATAAATTACCCAACAATTTACGCAGTTATGTGAATAAAAATAAAACTGCGATCACCAGCATTCGTAACTTACTATTGAGTGAGGAAATACCTCGCTGGGGATTAGATTATAAATCGATTAAGGAGGGAGATTTTAATGCTCCTAGTCCGAGCTATTTAAGTATTGTCAATTTACATCGTTTGTTGGTAATTGACATTTTAGATAAGCAGCAGCAAGGGAAGACTCAAGAGATGCTGAAATCGTTAGAGGCATCTTGGAGACTCAGTACATCATTCCAGGATGAACCATCTTTAATTGGTCAACTTGTGAATATAATTATCAGGCGATCGCAAATCCGGGTGATGGAGAAAATCGATAATTTACCTGTAGTCTGGCAAAAGCGATTACTGGAAAAAGACTATACAAAAGCTATGATCCAGGCATTGAATACTGAAGCTTTTTTTCAACTACAAGGCTTAGATAAAATTATCCCGTTAGATAAAGATACACCGTTATCTCAGCTATATCGTAATTGGTATGGAGTGAATACATATAAACTGAATCAAGAATTTTATGCTGAAATAGAACGAAAAAAAGATAATCTTTGTTCAGTGGACTTACAAGCTTTAGAAAAACGGTATTTTTTAGCTAATAGCTCCGTGAAACCAAGTTATGTCAATGAGCTTTTAAAAGCACATCATCTGATGTTGGAGTCAGAAATGTTGCAAAAAGTCTTACAGATAAAAGCAGCTATTCACCACGATAAAGCCTTACCAAATTCCCTCTCTCAAATGTCATCAAATGTTTGTTTGGGTAATCAATGGGTCTATAAATCTTCATCTAATGGTAAATGGTTGATTTATCTTAATCAACAACCCATTTGGCAATCTCAAATTCAGCGATCGCCACTAACTTACACAGGAAAACTTTAAAATCCCTTACCCTCCCAGTTAACTCCCAAATCATTTCCTAGTCAGTTGAGTTAGAAACCAAAGCATTTTGGGAATACTAAAATATGGGTATAAAAGGCGACTAATTTATGAGTTTAATTGAATTGCCAGCCAATGTTACTGATTCATCGCAGCCGATAGCTAGTGGTTGTTCTAATACAAAGGGTAGTAGTTTTGTCGCCACAGGACGCGGTGGTATACCGCAAAATCTCAGTGAAGATGTGAGGAGTTACGCGATTATCACACTTGAGTCTAATTCGCGTGACAGGACATCTCTGCATTTTTGCAAATCAGCAATGTGAATACTCAAGCACCCCCATCTCCCTGTAATGCTGATTTGTCGATTTAATGTACTCCAGAAATTTCTAAGGCTGCAAATTTTCCTCTACCAACTTTGAACCCATTAGTCACTAACGTATGAATCTCCAAATTAAAAAACGTCGTTGGCTATATATCAGTCTGAGTCTTTTGAGTTTGTGTTTGGCAGTTACTATTACACCTGCTCAAGCATCTATACAAGCACCAACAAATTCTCCTTCTAGCCTCAATCTCAATATATCCGCTACGGAATCTACAAATTGGCTAGAACAAGGACGACAGCTTTACCATTCAGGCAACTTTACAGAAGCGGTGAACGCGTGGCAGAAGGCAGTACAAAATTACCATAGCCAAGGCGATCGCCGGAACGAAGCTTTAAGTTTAAGTTACCTGTCGTTGGCACAACAAGAACTCAACCAATGGGAAGTCGCCCAACAATCTATCGAACAAAGTGTAAAAATTTTGCAAACTTCTCAACCCTCTATAGATGCGATTATCTGGGCGCAAATACTGAATACTCAAGCAAATTTACAACTACGTACTGGCAAAGCGGAAACTGCCCTAGATATTTGGCGACAAGCTCAAAAATATTATGAGCAAGCAGGGGATAAAATGGGCAGCTTAGGCAGTCAAATCAACCAAGCACAAGCCTTACAAAGTTTGGGATTTTACCGTCGTTCAAAACAGCAATTGGAGGCGTTAGGGCAGAAGTTAGCCGCAATGCCAGATTCCGAAATCAAAGTTAGTGGGTTGCGATCGCTGGGTTTAGCTTTACACGCCATTGGCGATCGCAACAGTCAGCCAGTATTAGAACAAAGTTTAGCCACAGCCCAGCAAATTGCCGCTAAAACTCAATTAAGTTCTATTCTTGCCAGTCTGGGGAAAGTTGCTTCTGATTCGCAAGACCCAGAAGCCGCCCTAAATTACTTTGAAGATGCCGAAACCACAGCTACAAATCCTAATGAAGCTTTACAAGCGCGTTTAGCTCGATTCAAATTATTAGTAGATTACGGCAAACTGGAATATGCAATTCCCCTGACACCACAATTACGACAACAGTTGTCAGAACTGCCGCCCAGTCATAGTTCCCTGGGTGCAGCAATTAATTTTGTTGCCACATTGAATCGCTTAAAAAACCCAGAGCAAGTTTTACCTAGTCAAGATTTGGCACAACTGATGGCGAACACTGTTCAGTCTGCCCAAAAAATTCAGGATAGTAGCGCCCAATCCTATGCGCTGTATGAGTGGGCGCAACTCTACAGTCGCCAAAAACAGTGGTCTCAGGCACAGGAACTAGCCGAGAAATCTCTGAAGATTGCCCGTGAAATTCAAGCGGATGATTTGATTGCTCAATCAGCCTGGCAGGTTGGCAAGTTATATAAACAACAAGGCAACCACCCCCAAGCAATTACAGCTTATACCGAAGCAGTGAAGTCATTAAAGGCATTGCGTGGGGATATGGCTGCTGTCAACCCCGATGTCCAATTTTCCTTCCGGGAAAGTGTTGAGCCTGTCTATCGGGAACTAGTGAGTTTACTGCTAGATGACCAACCTAGCCAGACAGCATTAACTCAAGCACGCGAATTGATTGAATCACTACAAGTTGCTGAACTGGATAACTTTTTCCGGGAAGCTTGTTTGGATAAAGCCCAGCAAATTGACAAAGTTGACCCGACGGCAACAGTCGTTTATCCGATTATTTTAAGCGATCGCCTAGGCGTAATTTTCTCTCAAGCCGGAAAACCACTACGTTACTACGCCACTGCCAAATCTCAAGCAGAAATTGATCAAACTCTAGAGAAGTTCCTGGTTGCTCTCAACCCAGTTTCCGACTCAACCGTTCGGGAGCAATTATCCCGACAAATTTATGATTGGTTGATTCGTCCAGCAGAAGCAGATCAAGCCTTCAAAGACACTAAAACATTGGTATTTGTCTTAGATGGGCGATTGCGGAACATTCCTATGGCAGCCTTATACGACGGTAAGCAATATCTGATTGAAAAGTATGCTGTGGCGCTCTCACCAGGATTGCAACTGATGGCGGCTCGGTCATTCCAACAAAACCACATTGATGCGATTGTCGGTGGGATTAGTGAATCTCGTGCTGGTTTTAGTGCTTTACCAGCAGTGGAATCAGAAGTGAAGCAAATCGCCCAAAAAGTGCCATCTTCAGCCTTACTCAACCAGCAATTCACCAGTCAAGCCCTCGCCGATCAGATCAAATCTAATAAGGCTAATGTTGTCCATCTAGCAACCCACGGACAATTTAGTTCTCGTCTCGAAGATACTTTCTTACTTACGTGGGATGGACAAGTGAATGTGAAAGAATTGTCCGAACTCCTGAAAAATCGTAGTGGAAACTCATCAAAGGCGATCGAATTATTAGTACTAAGTGCCTGTGATACTGCTAGTGGAGATGATCGTGCTGCTCTGGGATTAGCAGGTTTAGCGGTGAAATCCGGCGCTCGTTCCACTATTGCCACACTTTGGCCAGTTAAAGATAAAGCCGCCCAAATGCTCATGACTCGTTTCTATGACCAACTACGGCAGCCCAAAATCACAAAAGCTGAAGCACTACGACAGGCACAAATTAACCTAATTCGCCAAACTGATTTCCGCGATCCGTTTTTTTGGTCTGCCTTTGTTTTGGTAGGGAACTGGTCTTGATTACGTAATATTACTGTGAAATTTCGGATGAAACAAAACACTTATTTTATGGATTTTTCATCCAAATTCGGATATAAATGCTAGTAACCTTCCCTAATTTAACTAGTGTTTAGAAGCTTTTCAGGAGTTATCTGTACAGTGGTTATCAATGTATTTTCTATCACTGCTTAATGAGATGAGGTCAAACATAATGAAACATCGACATCTAACTACATTGAGCATCATTGCTCTGATTGTTAGCAGTACATGTGCTAGTGCATCTGCCATAACATTTACTCCGCCGGTTAAAAATTCTGCACCCAAACAAGCAACTGGAGGTGCTTCTCGCGGCAGTATCTTTACCCCAAATAAAAGTAATAGTGCGCCTAGACAAGCAACCGGAGGCGCATCCCGTGGCAATCTCTTTACTCCCAAAAAAGATAACAGCGCGCCTCAACAGGCATCTGGGGGGGCTTCTCGTGGCAATCTTTTTACCCCTAAAAAAGATAACAGCGCGCCTCAACAGGCATCTGGAGGCGCTTCCCGTCTTGGTACTTACTACTTGAATCCTTCGACTGTAGCAGCAACTGGGCCGGCAGCGCTCATCGCCCTTCTACCAGAAAGCTTCTATGGCACAACGATTTCCGGACACCCTACAATTTTGGTCTACCTTCCTCCTTCTAATGCAGAAGAAGCCGTGTTTAGCCTCAAAAATGAAACTGGTAATACACAGTATCAAATGACCATTCCGGTTGCGGGGAAAGCTGGAGTAATAGCAGTCAAATTACCAGCGGATGCACCTGCTTTAGAGGTGGGGAAAAACTATCAATGGTTCTTGGCGCTGAAAGTGGATGGAACACTTAGCCCAAGTACACCTTACGTTGATGGTTGGATTGAGCGTATCCAGCCTACTGCTGAACTGGCAACAGCAATGCAGCAGGAAGATGCTCTGAAGCGAGCAACTGCTTTAGGTAAAAATGGTGTGTGGTATGACTGTGTAGCCACAATGGCTGGGCTGCATACTACCCAACCTAAAAATGTCACCGTGATTAAGCAATGGCAAGAACTTCTGTCCTCCGTTAGCTTAAAGGATATTGCAACAGTTACCTTAGTAGCATCTACTAATTAGGGACTAGGGACTGGGGACTAATAACTAAGAAGACCCCAATCCCCATTACCTAATCTCAGACAAGTATTTTAGTGGAGTCATGGCTGACAAATGCGAATCAATGTTATAAGCCTCTGGCGAAATTATGTGGCGTAAATTCCAAGGTTTCATCCAACGCTCTCGCAGTGTTTTAATTATTACTCCCAGTGTCGCTCTCACAGTTATTGTTGGGCAGTCATTGGGACTTTTTAATTTGCCGGAGTGGAAACTTCGTGATGAATGGATGCGACAGCGTTCGTGCGAAGCACACGCCCTAATTGGGTGTTCGCAAAATATCATCGCTGACGAAATTGTTATTGTGACAATTGATGAACGCGATATCCAATCAGTTGGTAAATGGCCCATTCCAGATTTATCACTAGCACAATTACTAGAAAAGATCCGAGCGCAACAACCCCGCGCCATAGGCTTGGATATCTATCGAGATTTACCCGAAGGTAAAGGACATGAACAACTTGTCCACATCTTTCGTAACACTCCCAATTTAATTGGCG
This window of the Nostoc sp. HK-01 genome carries:
- a CDS encoding TPR repeat protein gives rise to the protein MNLQIKKRRWLYISLSLLSLCLAVTITPAQASIQAPTNSPSSLNLNISATESTNWLEQGRQLYHSGNFTEAVNAWQKAVQNYHSQGDRRNEALSLSYLSLAQQELNQWEVAQQSIEQSVKILQTSQPSIDAIIWAQILNTQANLQLRTGKAETALDIWRQAQKYYEQAGDKMGSLGSQINQAQALQSLGFYRRSKQQLEALGQKLAAMPDSEIKVSGLRSLGLALHAIGDRNSQPVLEQSLATAQQIAAKTQLSSILASLGKVASDSQDPEAALNYFEDAETTATNPNEALQARLARFKLLVDYGKLEYAIPLTPQLRQQLSELPPSHSSLGAAINFVATLNRLKNPEQVLPSQDLAQLMANTVQSAQKIQDSSAQSYALYEWAQLYSRQKQWSQAQELAEKSLKIAREIQADDLIAQSAWQVGKLYKQQGNHPQAITAYTEAVKSLKALRGDMAAVNPDVQFSFRESVEPVYRELVSLLLDDQPSQTALTQARELIESLQVAELDNFFREACLDKAQQIDKVDPTATVVYPIILSDRLGVIFSQAGKPLRYYATAKSQAEIDQTLEKFLVALNPVSDSTVREQLSRQIYDWLIRPAEADQAFKDTKTLVFVLDGRLRNIPMAALYDGKQYLIEKYAVALSPGLQLMAARSFQQNHIDAIVGGISESRAGFSALPAVESEVKQIAQKVPSSALLNQQFTSQALADQIKSNKANVVHLATHGQFSSRLEDTFLLTWDGQVNVKELSELLKNRSGNSSKAIELLVLSACDTASGDDRAALGLAGLAVKSGARSTIATLWPVKDKAAQMLMTRFYDQLRQPKITKAEALRQAQINLIRQTDFRDPFFWSAFVLVGNWS
- a CDS encoding pentapeptide repeat protein, encoding MKLSLLSLLPSISLICCLTATSHVKANTVNNQQFQQMAGQELAFKKQVLSNLGSVGRVQQAYFLENGVFATQIQQLGLDENFENSIPGYGWQIFTDKKAKKFVITVLAPQQNSSRTYINFVALTTTDTNDKITISTLCESEQNKLVIPKLPTKILKNQGIECPSGFRNLELSENENKISEQLENEKQQRVLVSIINSLQQKYYERNQVFTDDIEKLFGFPLSKVESFSELKLKLLPIKNIQNGIIVIAPFPSQKQKSYIGIVKPNKSSTIQRKSIVCEISEQETIDLENLNNLNNNDLLICPQDSLQISLIPEETTFINQEIENLTKYQAEILEIDQPQKTQVLQIADKLAKEGKYLQSLQKYYLALGVLGITEYDIFAVLSAERGFNPIVDTFFQKINPVLEAAKPSLLEQRQEINSEMYSFFDKFSAVKNSTAQKIQELAALQLGFNVLTMPNQDLKIPDNKNEAFSEVAELLQEQFNDKSPQFNNKLPNNLRSYVNKNKTAITSIRNLLLSEEIPRWGLDYKSIKEGDFNAPSPSYLSIVNLHRLLVIDILDKQQQGKTQEMLKSLEASWRLSTSFQDEPSLIGQLVNIIIRRSQIRVMEKIDNLPVVWQKRLLEKDYTKAMIQALNTEAFFQLQGLDKIIPLDKDTPLSQLYRNWYGVNTYKLNQEFYAEIERKKDNLCSVDLQALEKRYFLANSSVKPSYVNELLKAHHLMLESEMLQKVLQIKAAIHHDKALPNSLSQMSSNVCLGNQWVYKSSSNGKWLIYLNQQPIWQSQIQRSPLTYTGKL